From the genome of Candidatus Competibacteraceae bacterium:
GGGTACCGCGATGCAGCCGGCCAGGAACCGCGGGGCCAGCACCCGGGGAAAGGGATCGACCGCCATCATTTGCATGCTGGCCAGTTGCTCGGTCGCCCGCATCAGCCCGATCTCGGCGGTCAGCGCCGAACCGGCCCGGCCGGCGTACAGCAGCGCGGTCAGCACCGGCCCCAGCTCCCGGATCAAGGACAGCGCCACCACCGTGCCCAGCGAGGAGGTCGCGCCGAAATCCACCAGGTTGGCATACCCTTGCAGGGCCAGCACCATGCCGACGAACAGGCCCGAGACCAGGATAATGGGCAGCGACCGCACCCCGACCGCGTGCAGTTGCTTGACCAGCAATCCGGGGCGGCCGAACAGAAACGACAGCGCGCGCAGCAGTTGCAGCAGGAACAGATTGGCCCGGCCCAGCCGAGCCAATCTGTCCAGTACGAAGCGTCCCAATTCCGCCAGCAACGCCATCATGTCGGAGGGTCCGCCAGCAAATCGGTTTCGTAGGGCGGCGCCGGATAATGAAAGGACATCGGACCGTCGGGCAGGGCATGCATGAATTGATCCACCCAAGGCGAAGCGGAGTGGCTCAGGTCCTGTGGCGTGCCATGTTCCACCACCTGACCGTCGGAGATCAGATAAAGATAATCGGCGATGGCGGCGGTTTCCTTGACATCGTGCGAGACGATGATGCTGGTCAGATCAAGCGCGTCGTTGAGGGTGCGGATCAATTTCACCAGTACGCTCATCGAGATCGGGTCCTGACCGGCGAACGGCTCGTCGTACAGGATCATCGTCGGGTCGAGCGCGATGGCGC
Proteins encoded in this window:
- the mlaE gene encoding lipid asymmetry maintenance ABC transporter permease subunit MlaE, which encodes MMALLAELGRFVLDRLARLGRANLFLLQLLRALSFLFGRPGLLVKQLHAVGVRSLPIILVSGLFVGMVLALQGYANLVDFGATSSLGTVVALSLIRELGPVLTALLYAGRAGSALTAEIGLMRATEQLASMQMMAVDPFPRVLAPRFLAGCIAVPLLTGIFTATGILGGYLVAVVQLGVDGGSFWAQMQAKVQLFADVGNGVIIKSAVFGLVANWIALFEGYQAEPTSEGVSLATTRTVVDTSLAVLGLDFLLTALMFGVW